TAGATTAATAACTGTTTTGACGAAAGCTATTTCAATATCACCATGATTCGTTCTAGGTAAAAACGATTTTGGTTTAATTGTTAATGTTGTTTGGTAATTGCATTTCGATTGAGTGTTACCAACCGGCTCTTTCGTATTTTAATGCCTTTTGCttgttgtttcgtttgtttttttttttgtttgtttttgttaacCTCATGGTGTGTAGGCAATGGAAGCTGAGACCACTTACAAGGCCAGCGTCTGCGAGGCGAACGAGAGGCACGGCCAGTTGTTGCGCGTCAAAAGTCAAGTGCTGCAGCAGGTTCGCGAATTGATGCTGCAGTGTGATCAGACCATGAAGGCGGTCACTGTTTCTTATTTCCAACTTCAACACACTGTTTCCGCTCCTGCACCTGTTCAGGTAAACTCATTGCTGTCTCATGTTTGGGGAATCTTGTCAACCTAATGCTTCTGTGCAGTTTCAGACTTTGTGCGAAAGCAGCAGATTGTACGAGCCTGGCTCGCAGTACATGGAATTCATCAGGAGGATGCCTCTACCCAGCAAACCCAGTCGTGACAGCACCCCGACAGCCACGACAGGAAGCCCAAGTGGCACGTCCCCAGGTCCCTACACTTTTGAACCTTACTCTGAAGAGTCCACTGTGTcagaaaaggagagaaagtCGAACGGCTCGCTCAGTGCAGACCTCAACGAAAGTGCCGGTACAGTATTGCTTAACAAAAAGATGCTCATTAAAATGTGCACTTTCCCTTGGCGCGTTGCAAGTGACTCACGAGCCTTCGTCTCCAGGAAAGGAAAGAGTCCAAAGTGGAGGTCCAATGAAAGCGTGGAGCGCCTCGGCCGTGTCGGGTGGCCAGTCCACCGGCAATGTCGTCACCCAGGTCAGCAGCGACACGGAAAGTGTCGAATCGAGTCCCAGTGCCAAGAGCCGGGAAACTTCGCCTACCGCCAGCCCCATGATGCCCGCAAGGCGACTCGTGCCCGCCTCTTCCGGTGACGAACTCGAAAATGAACCTGACCCAGAAGTGGACGCCACCTACATGGGCTACACCGCCACCCGACGTCATTGCATGTCCAAAGCGGCCGTCACGCATACTTTTCGCAAACTCAAGACACCGTCTCGGTGCCGCGAATGCGATTCGTACGTCTATTTCCAGGGTGCCGAATGCATCGAGGTAGAAACACAATTTGAATAGATCGTTCATATATGTCAGTGggcttttgtttgttcttatTTTAACCTCAATTTTCCTTGTGATTCCAGTGCGGGCTCGGCTGCCACAAGAAATGTCTAGAAAGTTTGACGATCCAATGCGGCCACAAGCGGCTGCCGCGCAAAATGACCACCTTTGGCGTCGATTTGAGCCAGCATCTGGCCGAGACCGGCACGCAAGTGCCGCATCTGTTGGCCAAATGCATCAACGAGATCGACACACGAGGCATCCAGATAAAAGTAtgcacctaaaaaaaaacttgcctTTCTTTCTGTCAAAACGTCAAGGAATTGACCTCGTTCGTCTTAAcaatgatttttcatttcttttaaggGACTGTATCGAGTGTCTGGCGTCAAGTCCAAAGTGGAAAAACTGTGCCAGTCGTTTGAGAACGGGGCCGATCTTGTCGATCTGACGGACATTCACCCGAACGTCGTGGCCAACGTGTTGAAACTCTATTTGCGCCAGTTGCCGGAGCCGCTGCTGACGTCGCGACTCTATCCGGACTTTATCCGTGTGGCTCGAGAGTGGACGTGCCCGTCGGCGGACGCGACGGCTCCCGGTTTCGAGGAGCTCAACGAGCTGGTGCACAAACTGCCCCGGCACCACTACGCCACGCTGGCCTTTTTGATGCACCACCTGAAACGGGTGGCGGGCGAGCAGGAGGCGAACAACATGCCGGCGTCCAACCTGGGCATCGTCTTTGGTCCGACGCTGCTGCGGACGTCGGAGGGCTCGGCGACTCTCTCCTCTCTCGTCGACACGGTGCACCAGACCAAAGTGATCGAACTGCTCATCGAACACGCCGACGCCATTTTCGGACCGCCGGATCCGACCACGTCCCTGATGACGGCGGCCATGGCTGCTGCTTTGCCCGGCAGCAGTCCAGCTCACCGCTCCGCTCAATCGCCCAAAGTGGAACCGGAAACGACGAcgacttcttcttcttctatttcctCGTCCACGTCCACATCGACGTCGTTGCTGTCCAAAGTGCCCGTCGTCCGCTCCATCTCCTTTCTGGAGAAACACCGCTCAAAATCGCGAGACGCCGCCGATCGCGACCACGCGGCCGGCAACGCGGCCATCATTTCGACGCCGGCCGATCGGCGCAGTCAACACGTTGGAGAACTGCGCGAGGAAGTCCTCTTGCCCGGCTTCGTGGCAGACAAAACGCCCAACAATTCACTAGACATCGACCCCCTGTCGGGTAATTTGCgcaatttgtttctttgtttgtttttttttatctacacCATCATCTTTCGGccatttattcttttattttgatggGAAAGAATCACAAGTGCATTTAATTATTCGGTGCAGCCCAACGGGTTTCGACTCGTGTAACAATCTCGACTAACGGATGTTTTTGTTCAATTAGTCGTTCACGTTATCGGACCGCAAAGGTCCAACGGTTCGCCACATTGTAAAAATCGAAAGATTTTGTTACTTGGCCGTTTTTCTGAGCATTGTTATTACTGTTTATTGGTTTTTCTTGTACTAACCCTCGCCCGTTAACTGCGAAATtgtggttgtttttttttttttctttttcgattgaGGTCgaattcgtgaaaaaaaaacaatagccacgCCCTTTTTACCGTAAAATCCGCCCTGCCGGACGAACGAtgtccggaaaaaaaaaaaacgttgttgaaaaaaggaacattttcattttgtgtttCGACAGAGGAAGGCTTACTCGGAGCGGCTTCAGACGACGACTTACCCGACTTCCTGCTGCCGGACGATTCGAGCAAGACACGCAAACTGCCCGGCTACCTGAGAAGCGGCTCTGCCCCCAAAATCTTCAAAAGTTCGCTCAAAGATTATCACGGCCTGGAAGGAGTAAATTGCAattgtttctattttcaattgattttcgatttctaattttaaatTCCTAAATTGCCAGGTGGATTTGAACTTGCTGAGTAGCCAAGATCAAGAAGCGCATCCCGTCACGCCCACTGGCCGAGCAAAGAAATCCATCACGGACTCGATCGCAATGACCACTGGCCAACTATCCGAGGCAGATACAATGGGCAGTCATTCGTCTGGAGTTCGGGCTTCGTCACTGGTGAAAACTTGACCaacttaaaattttcaatttcgtgattattaaattttttgcttttccagGTGAAAACAAGTGGCGTCAATCCGTTCATGGACAGTTCCATCGATTCGGATCACAGCTGGGAGTCGCATTCGACCGGATCGAGTGGGCGTGGTACTCAGCACAGCGACCAAGGGTCTTTGGGCTCGGCCCAGCGAGCTGTACTCTTGCCCGGCAGTCACGACGAAACGGACGGTAAAGCAAATGGTggctttcttgttttcccaAGATTTAGTTTGTTTTCAACGCTTGTGCCTCGCAGGTCGGTTGGACATGTCGTTCACGTCGGTATCGAGTCACCGCGTATCGCAATGCGACGAGAATCGAGTCAAAATTCAAGTCCCGTCGGCCGCCTCGTGCCCCAATTGGAATCAAGCCACCAACTGTTGCGGGCCGGCTTCAATCGCATCCGTCGAGTCATCGTCCTCTTCgtcatcgtcatcgtcgtccTCGAGAGGTGTCGTCACGGTGCTGGAAGGACCTCAAAGCGGCACTACCCTGGTGGAATCGCTGTCCGGCGAACCCAATGTCAAGGTGAGAGGTTCACTTCGTGCCTCtttcacgcacacacaaatcGCTAAAGCACCGCTTTGAAATATCTTTACCTTTCAACACACCTTCCTCCTTGACTGCAACTAACTCAACTCAAACACACTCTTATTAAAACCCCATTTTGCAACCTCCTAAACtaatccaaaagaaaaaaaaaagtgtggtAGCGTGTAGCCGCTCAGTAACTGCTATAGCATCTTTGGGGTGGTTAATGAAAATTCAGGTTCAAGGTGGACACGTTTGATTGATTAATAACAGAGTGTGCTGATGATGGGTGGAGGACGGTGCACTTCTACTACTAATATGGCTGGCGGTGCAGCGGCGGCTCTGGTGGTCTCGGATCTGGCGGCCGTTCCGTTCGGACTCACTCACGAATTTGCTCACGTCTTCGGCAGGTCGTCGGTCGTCAAGAGCGTCTCCACAACCACAACAACCTACAGTTCTTCGGCgtcgacgacgatgacgacgacgcTGGAAAGCACCAGCAGCAGTagtagtagcagcagcagcggcacCAGTCCCAGCAGCGTCAAGAGGGCCGGCGAACGTGTTCCAAGATTCGTCTGAAAcggacattttaaaaaacaaaatctatttaaacaaaacaaaaaaaaaacacaatcgCTTTgaatgttattgttgttgcaattcttttcttcgttgttATAGCTATGGAtttataaaaaacaaaaaaaacaacatagaCATTGTACTTACTGCTACCCAGTACCCACCCTCCCTTGCTACGAGAGAAAGAACGTTAACAATCAGTGTTccttttatttgaaaataatatttttgttttgttttatttggtaTTCTCCGTCATCTCTTTCTTGTTAAACGAACCGTTTTGTTTATTCGTGAAAAGATGTGAAACACTTGGAGACACTCTTTTTAAAGCTGTCATCTTTTCGTTGCAGAAAcccatttttcaattattatcattgaaacaattgaattcgCCGTAGAAAAAGAATCACATTCCAAAAACaccaaaattgtttttttgttttttttctgtttcctttctcttctctttaaaaaaagaaaaatgcgtgtTTTTATCGATGATGTGCACAATCAACGACCTgtcatttgttgttgtcctcTGAAATTGTCCAACGAGTCTACAATCGTTTGTATTTTGAAtgtcgatttaaaaaaaaagtcacatTTTTTACGTCGACAAAAATAACAGAATTTTGAAGGGAATTTTGTCATTAACAGTAACGTTGTGTTGTGCGTTACTATTATTCACGTTCTTGTTTAGGAGCTGGCCAGTGTATATTGTTTCATACATtcatacagtatatatatatatatatatatatatatacaaacaaacttctatatatatatatatataatatttcGCTACTGCCATTGCGATTCGAAATGTTGATCGAAATGATGTGTCTCGTCAATGTTGTTTATTGGGATTTATGTTTattataatattattattaacacaGTCTATGGTCGACCCATCCGTTTTCAGCCCCGCGCACAACCAAACCCAAAAGACCCCCGTATCTACCCTTACCAGACGCACCGTCACCCTTCTCACCAAACCGTACCCATACGTACGTCGTGATTGATACCCTTTCATCTGTATAGTTGAACAGAGGGCGTTCATTCTCTGTAAATCTATTGAAAATACAATCTTGATCATTTATTGGTCTTCTTTCATAGTCCGTGCAAGGTGTTGAATTTACGAGTAAGTTTCGAATAAACCGCCAAAATGTTCGTCCGCCATTGAAGCATTGGCGCGCGTCGTCTGCTTTTCCATGCTCATTAATCATTCATGCGTAAACAAGTGATCTTGGTAGTTCTCTCACGTTGAATCCCTTTTTTCAAAGTAATTGAATCCGTAAGTTGCCTTTTGTTGGAAAGAATGACGGCATTATGAAACTAGACTGCATTAAATTGTCCTTCAATCTACAATTCGCTGGTATGTCAttaaatgataaaaattaTCATTCAAGGGAGTTAACGATGTTGATTGAAATTCCGTACAGCCTATTGACGTTAACAACCTCAATTGAAACCGTCAAAGAATGGACGAGAATAACATGAAGAATGAGGACAACGTGTCCAGAGAGCAATCTTGCTTTGCTCTGGATGAGGGTTCTGCTACGGAAAGCGAACAAACTTGCACAAGTGGCTCTAGCTCATCTGCCTCCAGCCCAATGCCAGTGGAAGATTTAGGACCTGTATTTGATGT
This genomic stretch from Daphnia carinata strain CSIRO-1 chromosome 4, CSIRO_AGI_Dcar_HiC_V3, whole genome shotgun sequence harbors:
- the LOC130695096 gene encoding rho GTPase-activating protein 45-like, with the translated sequence MTSPIARQQHDVALSMVANGPSCPTNQPKRKSNMLAFSNMLQHEPSDCPLPSAGSHNHHHYRQNHRTASSGFLAIRNRGSKLKLLRRAQSSSPSSTNANVPTVQTHLMSNGSNGVLEDPVTMDSPSSTMTATSAGPAKGNQQGGGGGAASSGRGRGVGSASGSRSVSLASVSSDGSSSESHLVEQEDIVALTQEVRAFKEALGKLRRLFHPNDKDKCDALRVAAHERLGEVLRILRIILERYPALQSTELLVAAGSLIHQVKEHPYEDEKSDVREFMESIDQLALAFSSRVSEYLMGDLDSNISLASSVSSKTKSCENIPSDAENGVALMAEPATTATSKSESVTSVVSGASSSSTAITDHLQQQQANLTGIQMDAVLLQLEQGVEVALHRAKLWSKYAKDIMTYVEKRCNLEIEFAKNVAKLAQTMRSALKEECYLPFQSIYITAMDREIDNSNSAQSTTSLLTGHKFLEPLSARRNEHERCRKQIKETWHRELKRMQESVGNLRKAKALYVQRQQEWERAKEAAQRAENAAESSTEQASKLDKRKKTEEDALQKAMEAETTYKASVCEANERHGQLLRVKSQVLQQVRELMLQCDQTMKAVTVSYFQLQHTVSAPAPVQFQTLCESSRLYEPGSQYMEFIRRMPLPSKPSRDSTPTATTGSPSGTSPGPYTFEPYSEESTVSEKERKSNGSLSADLNESAGKERVQSGGPMKAWSASAVSGGQSTGNVVTQVSSDTESVESSPSAKSRETSPTASPMMPARRLVPASSGDELENEPDPEVDATYMGYTATRRHCMSKAAVTHTFRKLKTPSRCRECDSYVYFQGAECIECGLGCHKKCLESLTIQCGHKRLPRKMTTFGVDLSQHLAETGTQVPHLLAKCINEIDTRGIQIKGLYRVSGVKSKVEKLCQSFENGADLVDLTDIHPNVVANVLKLYLRQLPEPLLTSRLYPDFIRVAREWTCPSADATAPGFEELNELVHKLPRHHYATLAFLMHHLKRVAGEQEANNMPASNLGIVFGPTLLRTSEGSATLSSLVDTVHQTKVIELLIEHADAIFGPPDPTTSLMTAAMAAALPGSSPAHRSAQSPKVEPETTTTSSSSISSSTSTSTSLLSKVPVVRSISFLEKHRSKSRDAADRDHAAGNAAIISTPADRRSQHVGELREEVLLPGFVADKTPNNSLDIDPLSEEGLLGAASDDDLPDFLLPDDSSKTRKLPGYLRSGSAPKIFKSSLKDYHGLEGVDLNLLSSQDQEAHPVTPTGRAKKSITDSIAMTTGQLSEADTMGSHSSGVRASSLVKTSGVNPFMDSSIDSDHSWESHSTGSSGRGTQHSDQGSLGSAQRAVLLPGSHDETDGRLDMSFTSVSSHRVSQCDENRVKIQVPSAASCPNWNQATNCCGPASIASVESSSSSSSSSSSSRGVVTVLEGPQSGTTLVESLSGEPNVKVQGGHV